In the genome of Paenibacillus sp. FSL R5-0766, one region contains:
- a CDS encoding 3-oxoacyl-[acyl-carrier-protein] synthase III C-terminal domain-containing protein, translating into MYENHLTIVDYSVYLPKSRIHVTKAIQQVKADGVEFRMSDSEYLNKGFELVPIEEELELEQMIATVCRPILHRALQMNVQIAAVMFASVTNNENGERNLFDRLADEFALETVPFIPLEEYSCSTMHLSLSLASNYFMAPCQQGKGILFITADRAMNSYERSDPFMVFGDGASAALYMKGQRQGQQTLASVMRVDGLVYDLDPDRIQLYYSTFYLGVRQAVKAALSESGIHIAQIAVIFCTNLGLHVWSMLAQVLRVSLERFYNLTLSKDGHIHNTDILNNIDHAICSGFLKEGDLYMTISVGFGGYYGCAIHRYSKKVNELCI; encoded by the coding sequence ATGTATGAGAACCACTTGACGATCGTCGATTATTCCGTCTATCTCCCGAAGTCCCGTATCCATGTCACGAAAGCGATTCAGCAGGTGAAGGCTGACGGCGTTGAATTTCGAATGAGCGATTCCGAATACTTGAACAAAGGCTTTGAGCTGGTGCCCATAGAAGAGGAACTTGAATTGGAACAGATGATTGCTACCGTGTGTAGGCCAATTTTGCACCGGGCTCTGCAAATGAATGTACAGATCGCGGCAGTCATGTTTGCTAGTGTAACGAATAATGAAAACGGTGAACGGAATCTTTTTGATCGCCTAGCAGATGAATTCGCCCTTGAGACAGTCCCATTTATCCCTTTGGAGGAATATTCTTGTTCCACGATGCACTTATCGTTGAGTCTGGCGTCGAACTACTTCATGGCCCCGTGTCAGCAAGGTAAAGGAATCTTGTTCATCACTGCCGACAGAGCTATGAATTCTTATGAACGGAGCGATCCGTTCATGGTGTTCGGTGACGGCGCGAGTGCTGCTTTATATATGAAGGGGCAGCGTCAAGGACAGCAGACACTTGCTTCGGTTATGAGAGTCGACGGCCTCGTATACGATCTGGATCCAGATCGTATTCAATTATATTACTCAACGTTTTATTTAGGGGTCAGACAGGCAGTAAAAGCAGCATTAAGCGAGTCCGGTATTCACATTGCTCAGATCGCCGTGATCTTTTGCACCAATTTGGGGCTACACGTATGGAGTATGCTGGCTCAAGTACTGAGGGTGTCTCTGGAACGCTTCTACAATCTAACCCTCTCCAAGGACGGACACATTCATAACACCGATATCCTAAATAATATCGATCACGCTATCTGTTCAGGTTTCTTGAAAGAAGGGGACTTGTATATGACGATTTCCGTTGGCTTCGGAGGCTATTACGGTTGTGCGATTCATCGGTATTCCAAGAAGGTGAACGAGCTATGTATTTGA
- a CDS encoding NUDIX hydrolase, which translates to MRMIQKLIHPDTPALNGRIFERKAARGIIMRGSEILLLYTRRYNDYSFPGGGVEADEDLLRGLRREIAEETGATQVEVTSEFGYIEEYRPHYKPEYDLIHMLSYYYVCNIHEQLGEAKLEDYEMNNGMSAVWIDIHQAIKHNRQVILNKEASMGFSIERETIVLELIASELIF; encoded by the coding sequence ATGAGAATGATTCAAAAGTTAATTCATCCCGATACACCCGCCCTAAATGGACGGATTTTTGAACGAAAAGCAGCACGTGGCATTATTATGCGTGGTTCTGAGATTCTTCTACTCTATACCCGTAGATATAACGACTACAGTTTTCCCGGAGGTGGTGTGGAAGCGGATGAGGACCTACTTCGTGGGCTAAGAAGAGAAATTGCTGAAGAAACCGGAGCTACCCAGGTGGAGGTGACAAGCGAGTTCGGCTACATTGAAGAGTATCGTCCCCATTACAAACCCGAATATGATCTGATCCATATGTTATCTTATTATTATGTTTGCAACATTCATGAACAGCTTGGAGAAGCCAAACTCGAAGATTATGAAATGAACAATGGGATGTCTGCCGTCTGGATCGACATTCATCAGGCCATTAAGCATAATCGGCAGGTAATATTGAATAAAGAGGCTTCCATGGGATTTTCCATTGAAAGAGAGACGATTGTGTTGGAGCTTATTGCGTCTGAATTAATCTTTTAG
- a CDS encoding ribonuclease J, whose protein sequence is MFALGGLGEIGKNMYGIEYKNEIILIDAGLKFPDAHMNGVDYIIPDIRYLLDKPQQIKALFLTHGHEDHIGAVPYLLKHLSFPIYGGALTIGLVKAKLEEHKLTNSVDFHIIQDHERVSFQHLSVHFFRTIHSIPDAFGIVVDTPYGSIVHTGDFKFDMTPEGKTADLHKMMQLGEKGVLALLSDSTNSEREGQSLSEHTVGKSVLELIQQCEGRVLFATFASNVHRLQQVIHAASECNRRILILGRSMEKIFSIGQELGHLHIPQGMLMDMKEIHTTPHHQVIILCTGSQGEPNAALTRIASGSHRHVQIFPGDTIVFSSSPIPGNVIQVNRSIDMLMRSGAAVLYGAEYDIHTSGHGSREDLKLMIRTMRPKYFIPIHGEYRMLVSHQKLAEQVGIPSNRIYVLNIGEPLLITKYHARKGRNLPSGSSFVIRGKVENHEPELIDERNRLAKDGVLIVALVLNNETCQMISGPDLISRGFVYVRDANKLMKTAESQLKSALYGLEQKKEASCEIWEHKISEVLQNFFYSQLQRTPVIFSSIHSVSHPTQVKDD, encoded by the coding sequence ATTTTTGCGCTTGGAGGTCTCGGGGAAATTGGAAAGAACATGTATGGGATCGAATACAAAAATGAAATCATTTTGATTGACGCAGGTTTGAAATTCCCCGATGCCCATATGAATGGTGTAGATTACATTATTCCTGATATACGTTATTTGCTGGACAAGCCTCAACAGATCAAAGCTCTTTTCCTTACCCATGGACATGAAGATCATATTGGTGCTGTCCCCTACTTGCTCAAACATCTTTCCTTTCCAATCTATGGCGGTGCACTAACGATCGGCTTGGTCAAAGCCAAGTTGGAAGAGCACAAGTTAACGAATTCAGTGGATTTTCATATCATTCAGGATCACGAACGCGTGTCATTTCAGCATCTTTCTGTTCATTTTTTCCGAACAATACACAGCATACCCGATGCTTTTGGTATCGTTGTAGATACACCCTATGGTTCTATTGTGCACACAGGTGACTTCAAATTTGATATGACACCTGAAGGAAAGACAGCAGATCTTCATAAAATGATGCAGTTAGGTGAAAAAGGCGTGCTTGCTTTGCTGTCTGATAGTACCAACAGTGAACGTGAAGGTCAGTCCCTTTCAGAACATACAGTGGGTAAATCTGTTTTGGAATTAATCCAGCAATGTGAAGGCCGAGTTTTGTTTGCGACTTTTGCGTCCAATGTTCACAGGTTACAACAAGTTATTCATGCTGCTTCAGAGTGTAATCGGAGAATTTTAATACTGGGCCGCAGCATGGAAAAAATATTCTCCATTGGCCAAGAACTTGGACACCTTCATATACCTCAAGGTATGCTAATGGATATGAAGGAAATCCACACCACTCCACATCATCAAGTCATCATTTTATGCACGGGTAGTCAAGGAGAGCCTAATGCAGCATTAACCCGTATTGCATCCGGCTCCCACCGTCACGTTCAAATATTCCCAGGAGATACGATTGTCTTTTCATCTTCTCCGATTCCTGGTAACGTCATTCAAGTCAATCGAAGCATAGATATGCTGATGCGTTCTGGAGCCGCTGTCCTCTACGGAGCAGAGTATGACATTCATACTTCCGGGCATGGATCACGTGAGGATTTAAAACTGATGATACGGACCATGCGCCCGAAATATTTCATACCGATCCATGGAGAATATCGAATGCTGGTAAGCCATCAAAAACTAGCTGAGCAAGTTGGAATACCCTCCAACAGAATCTATGTATTGAATATTGGAGAGCCTCTCCTCATTACTAAATATCATGCTCGAAAAGGAAGAAATCTCCCTTCGGGATCGTCATTTGTGATACGTGGTAAAGTTGAAAATCATGAGCCTGAACTCATTGATGAACGCAATAGATTGGCTAAGGATGGTGTACTTATTGTCGCACTTGTCTTAAACAATGAGACATGCCAAATGATATCAGGGCCTGACCTCATTAGCCGAGGGTTTGTCTATGTACGAGATGCTAACAAACTGATGAAAACAGCAGAATCACAATTGAAATCCGCACTATATGGACTAGAGCAGAAAAAAGAAGCCAGCTGTGAGATCTGGGAACATAAAATCTCAGAAGTACTCCAGAACTTCTTTTACTCACAATTACAACGTACTCCTGTGATTTTCTCTTCCATTCATAGCGTTTCACATCCTACTCAAGTAAAGGACGACTAA
- a CDS encoding universal stress protein — MYQHILLAADGSNNAIRAAKEAAYIASLIPDAEVEILFVVDLSKVKDEVLHSQNHEEIELKRKQKLMPVQQELTEKHVNYRVTFVNGDPGPTIVDYANKNSVDLLIIGSRGLNSLQEFVLGSVSHKVVKRAHCPVMIVK; from the coding sequence ATGTATCAACATATTCTACTTGCTGCAGATGGTTCTAACAATGCCATTCGGGCAGCGAAAGAAGCCGCTTATATTGCGTCCTTAATCCCTGATGCTGAGGTCGAGATTCTATTTGTTGTAGACCTATCCAAGGTCAAAGATGAAGTGCTCCATTCTCAGAATCATGAGGAAATTGAACTGAAACGTAAACAGAAACTTATGCCTGTTCAGCAAGAACTTACAGAGAAACATGTGAACTATCGAGTTACCTTCGTAAATGGAGATCCTGGTCCTACGATTGTTGATTACGCGAATAAGAACAGCGTTGATCTGCTTATTATCGGAAGTCGGGGACTGAACTCCTTACAGGAATTCGTACTTGGAAGTGTGAGTCATAAAGTTGTTAAGAGGGCTCATTGTCCAGTTATGATTGTGAAATAG
- a CDS encoding SulP family inorganic anion transporter has product MIERIKTDWFSNIRGDILAGIVVALALIPEAIAFSIIAGVDPMVGLYASFCIAVIISFIGGRPGMISAATGAMALLMVPLVKEHGVQYLLAATILTGVIQLLFGVFKIGKLMKFIPRAVMIGFVNALAILIFMAQVPHFVGISTLTYIFVAVTLLIVYVLPRFFKAIPAPLIAIVVLTATAIWGNLDLGTVGELGIITQSLPSFFIPDIPFNIETLQIIFPYSISLAIVGLVESLLTASIVDDMTGTNSNKNKEARGQGIANVITGFFGGMAGCAMIGQSVINVKSGGRGRLSTLVAGVFLMFLILVLGGVVVQIPMPVLAGIMIMVAVGTFDWSSFSYLRKAPKSDALVMLVTVIVVVATDNLALGVIVGVILSAIFFASKISKVKVRHLSTEKNVRFDVTGQLFFASVEGFIEAFDFEIADSEIVIDFSNAHIWDDSGVGAVDKVVIRYRENHNRVTIKGLNTSSEKLVNKLAVYQDPNAQLKSH; this is encoded by the coding sequence GTGATTGAACGGATTAAGACAGATTGGTTCTCTAATATTCGAGGGGACATATTAGCCGGGATAGTAGTGGCATTGGCACTCATCCCCGAAGCCATTGCATTTTCTATTATTGCTGGTGTAGATCCCATGGTGGGTCTGTATGCATCGTTTTGTATTGCTGTCATCATCTCATTTATTGGTGGCCGACCAGGGATGATTTCTGCTGCTACAGGTGCCATGGCCTTACTAATGGTTCCTTTGGTCAAGGAACATGGCGTTCAATATTTACTGGCTGCCACCATTCTTACTGGCGTTATCCAATTGCTTTTTGGTGTATTCAAAATCGGGAAACTTATGAAATTCATCCCGAGGGCTGTCATGATCGGCTTTGTGAATGCTCTCGCTATTCTGATATTCATGGCACAAGTTCCCCATTTTGTAGGCATATCCACGCTGACCTACATCTTCGTTGCAGTTACCTTACTTATTGTATATGTTTTGCCCCGATTCTTCAAAGCCATTCCAGCACCTCTTATTGCCATTGTGGTTTTAACCGCAACTGCCATTTGGGGTAACCTGGATTTGGGAACGGTTGGAGAGCTAGGTATTATCACACAATCTCTTCCCTCATTCTTTATTCCCGATATTCCTTTTAATATCGAAACATTACAAATTATATTCCCTTATTCTATTTCACTGGCTATTGTCGGATTGGTCGAATCTCTCTTGACCGCTTCCATCGTGGATGATATGACGGGAACGAACAGTAACAAAAACAAAGAAGCTCGCGGACAAGGAATTGCCAACGTCATTACCGGTTTCTTCGGCGGAATGGCAGGCTGCGCCATGATTGGACAGTCTGTGATCAACGTCAAGTCTGGCGGACGAGGAAGGTTATCTACGCTCGTAGCTGGCGTATTCCTCATGTTCCTTATCCTTGTACTTGGCGGTGTCGTTGTTCAGATCCCTATGCCTGTACTCGCCGGGATTATGATCATGGTAGCCGTCGGAACGTTTGACTGGTCTTCCTTCTCTTATCTCCGTAAAGCCCCAAAAAGTGATGCACTTGTTATGCTAGTCACCGTTATTGTCGTTGTAGCGACCGATAATCTTGCATTGGGTGTCATTGTCGGCGTCATTCTTAGTGCGATATTCTTCGCTTCCAAAATCTCAAAGGTTAAAGTGAGGCATCTCTCCACGGAGAAAAACGTAAGATTTGATGTGACGGGTCAATTATTCTTTGCATCAGTGGAAGGGTTTATCGAGGCTTTTGACTTCGAGATTGCGGATTCGGAAATTGTCATTGATTTCTCGAATGCACACATTTGGGATGATTCAGGTGTAGGCGCTGTCGATAAAGTGGTCATAAGATATCGGGAGAATCATAATCGTGTCACGATTAAAGGACTGAATACGTCAAGTGAAAAACTCGTAAATAAGTTAGCGGTTTATCAAGATCCAAATGCACAATTAAAATCACATTAA
- a CDS encoding recombinase family protein, which produces MIIGYMRPSQDDPNCQNQHEILKRKSCDRILKEEHSSAKQRTQLNAMMNQLEAGDVVVVTRLFSLADSTKHLVDLLKEFQKREAHLYSLNENLNTQDSSGRIFLEHVKALLDFQGDLTSESTKKGMDEAKEKGMKLGRPRKLDGNVMKAIQMYESKEYSLAEIREETGISKTTLYRYLDK; this is translated from the coding sequence ATGATTATTGGCTATATGAGACCTTCACAGGATGACCCGAATTGTCAAAATCAACACGAAATTTTAAAGCGGAAATCCTGTGATCGAATATTGAAGGAAGAACATTCATCTGCAAAGCAAAGAACGCAGCTAAATGCCATGATGAACCAGCTCGAAGCAGGAGATGTCGTCGTTGTTACTCGATTGTTCTCCTTAGCTGACTCTACAAAACATCTTGTCGATCTGCTGAAGGAATTTCAAAAGCGAGAGGCTCATCTGTATTCTCTGAATGAAAATTTGAATACCCAAGACAGTTCTGGTCGTATTTTTCTGGAGCATGTGAAGGCTTTACTTGATTTCCAAGGAGATTTAACTAGTGAAAGCACGAAAAAAGGAATGGATGAAGCGAAGGAAAAGGGGATGAAGTTAGGTCGTCCTCGTAAATTAGATGGCAATGTGATGAAGGCGATACAAATGTATGAAAGTAAAGAGTACAGTCTTGCTGAAATTCGTGAAGAAACAGGTATTAGCAAAACAACGTTGTACCGATATCTCGATAAGTAA
- a CDS encoding cupin domain-containing protein: MYPKLSNRNQWHNPVPNIRNNNGQGLTPPYCHGNVNLSHPGGNLEIKDYGQQPLVINIDQATKYNQNYRTALWTGKYFQVTLMSIRVGEDIGLEVHPTTDQFIRIEEGQGLVQMGDEKDKLNFQTMACEDYAVMVPAGKWHNITNTGSIPLKVYVIYAPPEHSYGTVHETKAIAMSSES, translated from the coding sequence ATGTACCCTAAATTATCAAATCGAAATCAATGGCATAATCCAGTGCCTAACATCCGGAATAACAACGGACAGGGCCTCACCCCTCCGTATTGCCATGGAAATGTGAACCTTAGTCACCCTGGTGGAAATTTAGAAATAAAAGATTATGGACAACAACCACTTGTAATCAATATTGATCAAGCCACAAAGTATAATCAAAATTATCGTACGGCTCTATGGACAGGAAAGTATTTTCAAGTGACTCTGATGAGTATCCGTGTTGGCGAAGATATCGGTCTGGAAGTCCACCCGACAACCGATCAATTCATACGGATTGAAGAAGGTCAGGGACTTGTCCAAATGGGAGACGAGAAAGACAAATTGAATTTTCAAACGATGGCCTGTGAGGACTATGCCGTTATGGTGCCTGCTGGAAAATGGCACAATATCACCAACACAGGCAGTATACCACTTAAAGTGTACGTGATCTATGCGCCGCCTGAGCATTCTTATGGGACAGTGCATGAAACGAAAGCCATTGCCATGTCTTCTGAAAGTTAG
- a CDS encoding NAD(P)-binding domain-containing protein — MEPTLWDVIVIGGGQAGLASGYHLKKRGLSFLILEAGGEAVGAWPQYYDNLKLFSPAKYSSLPGLSIDSPGDRYPHRDEVIQYLKDYATHFDLPLVYNNRVDQVSKESGVFTVTTSSGEKYVARNLISATGSFSRPYTPSIPSDEQFEGEILHSATYRTPAPFHNQSVIVVGRGNSAVQIAMELSEVAETTLAVREPVALIPQRLLGQDIHFWFKLTGIDSFWKFGKSFANGSSVLDLEGYKQRLKAGNPKQKKMFTAFYDSGVIWSDGSREEVQTVIFATGYRSNVSYIDALGGLDGQGEPEQKNGISKKIPGLYFVGLSGQRSFASATLRGVGPDADYVVKHIQNNVK; from the coding sequence ATGGAACCAACACTCTGGGATGTCATTGTTATTGGTGGAGGTCAGGCAGGACTTGCTTCCGGTTATCATTTGAAAAAGAGAGGGCTGTCTTTTTTGATTCTGGAGGCAGGAGGAGAAGCGGTAGGGGCGTGGCCACAGTATTACGATAATTTGAAGTTATTCTCACCTGCCAAGTACTCTTCTCTGCCTGGGCTTTCGATAGATTCTCCAGGAGATCGATACCCTCATCGTGATGAAGTTATTCAATACTTGAAAGACTATGCTACTCATTTTGACTTGCCTTTGGTTTATAACAACCGTGTAGATCAAGTATCCAAAGAATCTGGCGTTTTTACAGTAACAACTTCAAGTGGAGAGAAATACGTGGCTCGCAATCTGATTTCGGCAACAGGATCGTTTAGCAGGCCCTATACCCCTTCGATTCCAAGCGATGAACAATTTGAGGGGGAAATCTTACATTCCGCGACGTATCGAACACCGGCCCCTTTTCATAATCAATCGGTCATTGTTGTAGGGAGAGGAAACTCCGCGGTTCAGATTGCGATGGAACTATCCGAAGTAGCTGAAACAACACTTGCTGTGAGAGAACCAGTAGCACTAATTCCACAGCGTCTCTTGGGCCAGGATATTCACTTCTGGTTTAAGTTAACGGGGATCGATTCGTTTTGGAAATTTGGGAAGTCATTTGCAAACGGGTCATCCGTTCTGGATTTGGAGGGATATAAGCAGCGACTTAAAGCGGGAAACCCGAAACAAAAGAAAATGTTCACCGCATTTTATGACAGTGGGGTGATCTGGTCTGATGGATCACGAGAAGAGGTCCAAACCGTCATTTTCGCGACAGGATATCGCTCTAACGTTTCTTATATTGATGCATTAGGTGGACTGGATGGTCAAGGCGAACCCGAGCAAAAGAACGGGATCAGCAAGAAGATTCCTGGACTTTATTTTGTAGGTTTATCTGGACAGCGCTCCTTTGCATCAGCGACCCTTCGGGGTGTCGGACCAGATGCTGATTATGTCGTTAAGCATATTCAAAACAATGTGAAATAG
- a CDS encoding MarR family transcriptional regulator, whose translation MLPDNQNPRELLQIMVRRFGLLDKNCCTVGEQEISLIQSHILYEINHQHEPSMQQIAETLAMDITTFSRQIQTLIKKNLVLKTPHPEDRRVYILRLTVEGKFVATAIDHRMNTHLEEVFSFMTDTEKAIVMQSVKLLNESMLKSKMCCTPVG comes from the coding sequence ATGTTGCCGGATAACCAAAACCCAAGAGAGTTATTACAGATCATGGTACGTCGCTTCGGCTTGCTGGATAAAAATTGTTGCACGGTTGGAGAGCAGGAAATATCACTAATCCAAAGTCATATCCTATATGAAATTAACCATCAACATGAGCCATCTATGCAACAAATTGCCGAAACGCTAGCCATGGATATTACAACCTTTAGTCGTCAAATACAGACATTGATTAAGAAAAACCTGGTCTTAAAAACACCTCATCCTGAAGATCGGAGAGTATACATTCTGAGATTGACGGTAGAGGGGAAGTTTGTAGCGACAGCTATAGATCATCGGATGAATACACATCTGGAAGAGGTTTTTTCTTTCATGACCGATACAGAAAAAGCAATCGTTATGCAATCTGTTAAACTGCTTAATGAGAGTATGTTAAAATCGAAAATGTGCTGTACGCCAGTGGGGTAA
- a CDS encoding NAD(P)-binding domain-containing protein translates to MKNIEFKQVESCCAPTLTENQISLQEPVHQGELSHLPVAIIGAGPIGLAAAAHLLEAGQSFIIFEAGSKVGENISKWGHVRLFSPWQYNVDKAAERLLTKNGWIAPSPDELPTGHELRDLYLRPLVELPEINSDLHLNTRVVGISRKNTDKMKTPGREQQPFVIYVEEKGKAKQYEARAVIDASGTWGKANPVLSSGVLTSQEQSLHKQIFYGIPDVLGADQVRYTGKHIAVVGGGHSALNTLLDLSSLQEMDSGTKLTWLMRRDQVEEAYGGEANDQLEARGELGSRMHQLVDAGKVNVITPFHIQELQQNGDQVTIIGEQRGVIHEVAQVDEIIVNTGSRPDFTFLRELRLNIDQITESVETLAPLIDPNVHSCGTVRPHGEKELRHMEQGLYIVGMKSYGRAPTFLMATGYEQVRSVVAFLAGDLEAASKVELDLPETGVCSVNLQQVKVVAEEKGDCSPSCTN, encoded by the coding sequence ATGAAAAACATTGAATTCAAACAAGTCGAGTCCTGTTGTGCACCTACGCTCACGGAAAACCAGATCTCTCTTCAAGAGCCTGTACACCAAGGAGAGCTATCTCATTTACCTGTAGCCATCATTGGTGCTGGGCCTATTGGTCTGGCAGCAGCAGCACATCTGCTTGAAGCTGGCCAATCCTTTATCATTTTTGAGGCGGGGAGCAAAGTAGGTGAGAATATCTCCAAGTGGGGCCATGTTCGTCTATTTTCACCATGGCAGTATAACGTAGATAAAGCAGCAGAAAGGTTGTTGACGAAGAATGGGTGGATTGCCCCATCTCCAGACGAATTACCGACGGGACATGAGCTGCGTGATCTGTATTTACGACCACTCGTTGAGTTACCCGAGATAAACTCCGATCTTCATTTGAATACACGTGTTGTTGGGATCAGTCGCAAAAATACAGATAAAATGAAAACACCCGGTAGAGAACAACAACCTTTTGTCATCTATGTAGAAGAAAAAGGCAAGGCCAAACAATATGAGGCGAGAGCTGTCATTGACGCTTCGGGAACCTGGGGAAAAGCAAATCCGGTGCTTTCAAGCGGAGTACTGACTTCTCAGGAGCAATCTCTTCATAAACAGATATTCTATGGTATACCGGATGTACTTGGGGCCGATCAAGTGCGCTATACGGGTAAACATATTGCTGTCGTAGGTGGCGGCCATTCAGCCTTAAATACGTTACTTGATCTATCCAGTCTGCAAGAAATGGATTCAGGTACAAAACTGACCTGGTTGATGAGAAGAGATCAAGTAGAGGAAGCTTATGGTGGAGAAGCGAATGATCAACTGGAAGCCAGAGGTGAGCTAGGAAGTCGAATGCATCAACTCGTTGATGCAGGAAAGGTCAACGTGATAACGCCATTTCATATTCAGGAACTTCAGCAGAATGGCGATCAAGTTACCATCATTGGAGAGCAACGTGGTGTAATTCATGAAGTAGCTCAAGTGGATGAGATCATTGTGAATACAGGTAGCAGACCCGATTTTACCTTCTTAAGAGAGTTAAGGCTTAACATTGACCAGATTACCGAAAGTGTCGAAACCCTGGCACCATTAATTGATCCGAATGTTCATAGCTGCGGCACCGTTCGTCCACATGGTGAGAAAGAGCTTCGTCATATGGAACAAGGGTTGTATATTGTAGGTATGAAGAGTTATGGACGTGCACCTACCTTCCTTATGGCTACTGGATACGAACAGGTTCGTTCGGTGGTTGCTTTTCTGGCGGGTGACCTAGAGGCGGCTTCAAAAGTAGAGCTGGATCTACCGGAGACCGGTGTATGCAGTGTCAATCTCCAGCAAGTGAAGGTGGTAGCTGAGGAAAAGGGTGATTGCAGTCCTTCTTGTACCAATTGA
- a CDS encoding IS110 family transposase, which yields MNPVVGLDISKEESHGQAFLARGKPFRGTFHFEHTRDGLAILHEVLKDVETVSKLRPLLILEATGHYQSPVVQFLEEHHYIYIVINPLISNRLRKSQLRKVKTDAADAYLLGELYYKEEFEPFKIRGVQLLNLRYLTRQYESLSKMCVQTKLQFQAVLDQVFPAYKGVFGAMYSRISLRFLSDFPTSYSVLQTDEITLKAKMKELLSSKRGRSEGWINQRVQRLLHAAKQNPFQQTMYASHLINLKVLITLILQYQEHLAELEQNINALAEEIEEYELIQSIPGIGHKIAATILSEIGEVDRFDHPKKLVAFAGIDPSVFASGKFTATRNRITKRGSRQLRYALVMAVQCGLIRSRNIRIKAFYDRKRAEGKPHKVALIACANKLVHWLYAILRNKKEFRPI from the coding sequence ATGAATCCAGTTGTCGGTCTAGATATTTCAAAAGAAGAAAGTCATGGACAAGCCTTTTTAGCACGCGGAAAGCCTTTCAGAGGGACGTTCCACTTTGAGCACACTCGTGATGGTCTAGCCATTTTACATGAGGTTTTGAAGGATGTTGAGACTGTATCCAAACTTCGTCCTCTGCTTATTCTAGAAGCAACCGGCCATTACCAAAGTCCCGTTGTTCAGTTCTTAGAAGAACATCACTACATTTACATTGTCATTAATCCGCTCATCTCAAATCGGCTTAGAAAGTCTCAACTTCGTAAAGTAAAGACGGATGCTGCGGACGCTTACCTACTAGGAGAGTTGTACTACAAGGAAGAGTTTGAACCTTTTAAGATAAGAGGTGTGCAACTTCTCAATCTGCGCTATCTTACAAGACAGTATGAGTCCCTTTCAAAGATGTGTGTACAGACGAAGCTGCAATTCCAAGCCGTTTTAGATCAGGTTTTCCCAGCTTATAAAGGCGTCTTTGGAGCTATGTATTCCCGTATTTCACTACGGTTTTTAAGTGATTTTCCAACCTCATATTCAGTTTTGCAGACGGATGAAATTACACTCAAAGCTAAGATGAAAGAACTGCTTTCTTCGAAACGGGGGCGTTCTGAGGGCTGGATTAACCAACGGGTTCAGCGACTGCTACACGCGGCAAAGCAAAACCCATTTCAGCAAACCATGTATGCAAGCCACTTAATCAATTTGAAAGTTCTTATTACCCTTATTCTTCAGTACCAAGAGCATCTTGCTGAACTGGAACAGAACATAAATGCTCTGGCTGAAGAAATTGAAGAGTATGAATTAATTCAGTCGATTCCCGGTATTGGGCATAAAATTGCTGCAACAATTTTATCTGAAATTGGAGAAGTCGACCGATTTGATCACCCAAAAAAGCTAGTGGCTTTTGCAGGCATTGACCCGAGTGTCTTTGCTTCGGGTAAATTTACAGCAACTCGAAACCGAATCACGAAACGCGGTTCTAGGCAGTTGCGTTATGCCCTGGTAATGGCTGTCCAGTGTGGGCTTATACGCTCCCGAAATATACGAATCAAAGCGTTCTATGATCGCAAGAGAGCAGAAGGCAAACCACATAAAGTAGCTCTAATCGCATGTGCGAATAAGCTCGTCCATTGGCTCTATGCAATCTTGAGAAACAAAAAGGAATTTCGTCCAATTTAA